AGTGAAGAAAATACTGTCGTTGCTGACTGAAAGGCAGAGATGCACCGTTTGCTTTGTAGTGATTTGAACGTCGCCTGTTGCCTCGGCTCCACGAGTGAATTTGCGGGCATTGTCGAGAAGGAGCGAGAGGGCACGTGTGGCACTGGACAGATGAGTGCGTACCATTTGCGACTCGGCTTCGGTCGTCAGCTGAAGGTCAAAATCAAGATGGGGGGCAGAGGCTACTCCGCTGGCCTCAATGGCTTCGGCTGCAATCTGAACAGCAGGAACCTCATCGGTACGCTCAATGGTGGCACGACTGTTAACATCGCTTAGCTCTAACATCTTATTGACCAGTCCGGTGATGCGGTTGGTATTGTCGATGATCTGTTTGTTGATATCGGCACGGGTGGCATCGTCAAGTTCCATATTTGGGGTGGTGATAACCTGAGTGAAACCAGAGAGGATGTTCAATGGGGTTCGTATCTCGTGTGAAACTTGCTGAATGAAGTTCGTCTTCATCTTTGAAGATTCCTCAGCACGAGCATTGGCAATGGTCAGTTGGGCATTGCTTTCAGCCAGTTTGTCGTAGGCTTTCTGCAGCCGTATGGCAGAGCGACGTCTATTGACGCTATACACAGTGAGGAATACGATAACCAAGGTGAATACAACAATTGAGGTGAGTAAACGTTGCCGGTTGATGTCGGACTGCTGTTGGGCTATCTGCATCTCTTTCTGCTGGGTGTCGTAGATAATGGACAGTTCGGCGGCATCGTCGTTCTTTTGCCAAATAATAGCTGAGTCGAGGGCAGTACAAATATAGTCTGCTACGGCAAGAGCACTGTCGGTACGATGAGCCCCCAGATTGGCACGGAATTTTGGAACCAGTTGGTTCTTGATGTTATCGAGATTGGGCTTAAATCCGTGCAAGCTCATCTGACCATCGAGAATCTGAAAGTTGTCGGCAGCCTCGCTCCATCGATGGGCGGCAATGAGATAGTTGGTGGCTTCCATCTTTCCATCCCCAGTTTTTGCATATTGGGTCTTAAGGGCAGCATGATAGGCCAGAGCAGCCTCTGCTTTACGTCCTAAACCTTCGAGGGCACAAGCGCGGTACAGATAAAGGCGAGCACTCTGCTTGTCTATAAAAAAAGGCTTGGCATCGTTCTGCTTCTTGTATTGGTCGAGAAGTTCTGCGAAACGCTCGGTCCATATGAAAGCCTCTGAATAATACTCGAGATGAAGCAGATTGTCGGTAATGGTGATAATGCCGATAATGGCATTGGAATAACTTTCGGACGAACCATTCTCCGTTTGTATGATGTCTTGATAGATTTCGTAGGCATGTTCGTAATTCTCTTCGGCTTCTTTCTCTTTGCCAAGATGTAACTGACAACCGCCTATTGAAGCATGCAAGCAGGCATAGTCAGGATTCATTGTGTATCCTTTTTCTTTCAGAGTAGCCAAAACGGGGATGCATACATTGATAGTTCCTTCGTAATCA
The sequence above is a segment of the Prevotella sp. E9-3 genome. Coding sequences within it:
- a CDS encoding HAMP domain-containing sensor histidine kinase, encoding MFWNFCTFVANDQRNNSEKMRTHFNHLIHLYITGLIVACSSIFVCSCSPDSKNTELKPHTDSLIKTAYDARDYHQMLTILDQQEDSGSVEGIQSSYWRGYAYSRLQMNRQAETYWKKALTFNISTDEDAKFYGMAASRLSTLLLLKGDYEGTINVCIPVLATLKEKGYTMNPDYACLHASIGGCQLHLGKEKEAEENYEHAYEIYQDIIQTENGSSESYSNAIIGIITITDNLLHLEYYSEAFIWTERFAELLDQYKKQNDAKPFFIDKQSARLYLYRACALEGLGRKAEAALAYHAALKTQYAKTGDGKMEATNYLIAAHRWSEAADNFQILDGQMSLHGFKPNLDNIKNQLVPKFRANLGAHRTDSALAVADYICTALDSAIIWQKNDDAAELSIIYDTQQKEMQIAQQQSDINRQRLLTSIVVFTLVIVFLTVYSVNRRRSAIRLQKAYDKLAESNAQLTIANARAEESSKMKTNFIQQVSHEIRTPLNILSGFTQVITTPNMELDDATRADINKQIIDNTNRITGLVNKMLELSDVNSRATIERTDEVPAVQIAAEAIEASGVASAPHLDFDLQLTTEAESQMVRTHLSSATRALSLLLDNARKFTRGAEATGDVQITTKQTVHLCLSVSNDSIFFTIEDSGIGIAEKDAERIFEEFVQLNEYYDGTGIGLTVARSLARRLGGDITLDTTYGGLGKGARFVMQLPL